Proteins encoded by one window of Aptenodytes patagonicus chromosome 11, bAptPat1.pri.cur, whole genome shotgun sequence:
- the NDRG4 gene encoding protein NDRG4 isoform X1: MKVLRHKIELLTGLLLQEMTMAGLHELRFTEEKPLLRGQDAELENSDVFLSTVDTDWKEHDIETPYGLLHVVIRGSPKGNRPAILTYHDVGLNHKLCFNTFFNYEDMQEITKHFVVCHVDAPGQQAGASQFPQGYQYPSMDQLAAMLPSVVQHFGFKYVIGIGVGAGAYVLAKFALIFPDLVEGLVLMNIDPNGKGWIDWAAAKLSGLTSTLPDTVLSHLFSQEELVNNTELVQSYRQQIGSMVNQFNLQLFLNMYNSRRDLDINRPGTVPNAKTLRCPVMLVVGDNAPAEEGVVECNSKLDPTNTTFLKMADSGGLPQVTQPGKLTEAFKYFLQGMGYIAHLKDRRLSGGTVPSASMTRLARSRTASLTSASSVDGTRPRACTHSESTEAMGQINHTMEVSC; this comes from the exons ATGAAGGTGCTCCGGCACAAGATCGAGCTGCTGACAG ggctgctgctgcaggagatgaCCATGGCAGGGCTGCACGAGCTACGCTTCACTGAGGAGAAGCCGCTGCTGCGGGGCCAGGATGCTGAGCTG GAGAACTCAGATGTCTTCCTCTCCACTGTGGACACAGACTGGAAG gaACATGACATTGAGACCCCCTACGGGCTGCTGCACGTGGTCATCCGGGGATCACCCAAGGGGAATCGCCCGGCCATCCTGACGTACCACGATGTGGGCCTCAACC ACAAGCTTTGCTTCAACACCTTCTTCAACTACGAGGACATGCAGGAGATCACGAAGCACTTTGTGGTGTGCCATGTGGATGCGCCGGGCCAGCAGGCAGGAGCCTCGCAATTCCCTCAGGG gTACCAGTACCCATCCATGGACCAGCTGGCTGCCATGTTACCCAGTGTGGTGCAGCATTTTGG GTTCAAGTACGTGATCGGGATCGGTGTTGGGGCAGGAGCCTACGTGCTGGCCAAGTTTGCG CTCATCTTCCCTGACCTGGTTGAAGGACTGGTCCTCATGAACATTGACCCCAATGGCAAAGGCTGGATTGACTGGGCAGCTGCCAAG CTCTCTGGCCTCACCAGCACGCTGCCGGACACTGTCCTGTCCCACCTGTTCAGCCAG GAAGAGCTGGTGAACAACACGGAGCTGGTGCAGAGTTACCGGCAGCAGATCGGCAGCATGGTGAACCAGTTCAACCTCCAGCTCTTCCTCAACATGTACAACAG CCGCAGGGACCTGGACATCAACCGGCCTGGGACTGTGCCCAATGCCAAGACGCTGCG CTGCCCCGTGATGCTGGTGGTCGGAGACAATGCGCCTGCTGAAGAGGGGGTG GTGGAGTGTAACTCCAAGCTGGATCCCACCAACACCACCTTCCTGAAG ATGGCTGACTCCGGTGGGCTGCCCCAGGTCACACAG CCCGGCAAGCTGACCGAAGCCTTCAAGTACTTCCTGCAAGGCATGGGCTACA TCGCCCACCTGAAGGATCGAAGGCTGAGTGGAGGCACAG TGCCATCCGCCAGCATGACCCGCCTGGCACGCTCCCGCACGGCCTCCCTCACCAGCGCCAGCTCGGTGGATGGCACCCGCCCACGTGCCTGCACCCACTCAGAGAGCACCGAGGCCATGGGGCAGATCAACCACACCATGGAGGTATCGTGCTGA
- the NDRG4 gene encoding protein NDRG4 isoform X2 yields the protein MKVLRHKIELLTGLLLQEMTMAGLHELRFTEEKPLLRGQDAELENSDVFLSTVDTDWKEHDIETPYGLLHVVIRGSPKGNRPAILTYHDVGLNHKLCFNTFFNYEDMQEITKHFVVCHVDAPGQQAGASQFPQGYQYPSMDQLAAMLPSVVQHFGFKYVIGIGVGAGAYVLAKFALIFPDLVEGLVLMNIDPNGKGWIDWAAAKLSGLTSTLPDTVLSHLFSQEELVNNTELVQSYRQQIGSMVNQFNLQLFLNMYNSRRDLDINRPGTVPNAKTLRCPVMLVVGDNAPAEEGVVECNSKLDPTNTTFLKMADSGGLPQVTQPGKLTEAFKYFLQGMGYMPSASMTRLARSRTASLTSASSVDGTRPRACTHSESTEAMGQINHTMEVSC from the exons ATGAAGGTGCTCCGGCACAAGATCGAGCTGCTGACAG ggctgctgctgcaggagatgaCCATGGCAGGGCTGCACGAGCTACGCTTCACTGAGGAGAAGCCGCTGCTGCGGGGCCAGGATGCTGAGCTG GAGAACTCAGATGTCTTCCTCTCCACTGTGGACACAGACTGGAAG gaACATGACATTGAGACCCCCTACGGGCTGCTGCACGTGGTCATCCGGGGATCACCCAAGGGGAATCGCCCGGCCATCCTGACGTACCACGATGTGGGCCTCAACC ACAAGCTTTGCTTCAACACCTTCTTCAACTACGAGGACATGCAGGAGATCACGAAGCACTTTGTGGTGTGCCATGTGGATGCGCCGGGCCAGCAGGCAGGAGCCTCGCAATTCCCTCAGGG gTACCAGTACCCATCCATGGACCAGCTGGCTGCCATGTTACCCAGTGTGGTGCAGCATTTTGG GTTCAAGTACGTGATCGGGATCGGTGTTGGGGCAGGAGCCTACGTGCTGGCCAAGTTTGCG CTCATCTTCCCTGACCTGGTTGAAGGACTGGTCCTCATGAACATTGACCCCAATGGCAAAGGCTGGATTGACTGGGCAGCTGCCAAG CTCTCTGGCCTCACCAGCACGCTGCCGGACACTGTCCTGTCCCACCTGTTCAGCCAG GAAGAGCTGGTGAACAACACGGAGCTGGTGCAGAGTTACCGGCAGCAGATCGGCAGCATGGTGAACCAGTTCAACCTCCAGCTCTTCCTCAACATGTACAACAG CCGCAGGGACCTGGACATCAACCGGCCTGGGACTGTGCCCAATGCCAAGACGCTGCG CTGCCCCGTGATGCTGGTGGTCGGAGACAATGCGCCTGCTGAAGAGGGGGTG GTGGAGTGTAACTCCAAGCTGGATCCCACCAACACCACCTTCCTGAAG ATGGCTGACTCCGGTGGGCTGCCCCAGGTCACACAG CCCGGCAAGCTGACCGAAGCCTTCAAGTACTTCCTGCAAGGCATGGGCTACA TGCCATCCGCCAGCATGACCCGCCTGGCACGCTCCCGCACGGCCTCCCTCACCAGCGCCAGCTCGGTGGATGGCACCCGCCCACGTGCCTGCACCCACTCAGAGAGCACCGAGGCCATGGGGCAGATCAACCACACCATGGAGGTATCGTGCTGA
- the NDRG4 gene encoding protein NDRG4 isoform X5 produces MPECWDGEHDIETPYGLLHVVIRGSPKGNRPAILTYHDVGLNHKLCFNTFFNYEDMQEITKHFVVCHVDAPGQQAGASQFPQGYQYPSMDQLAAMLPSVVQHFGFKYVIGIGVGAGAYVLAKFALIFPDLVEGLVLMNIDPNGKGWIDWAAAKLSGLTSTLPDTVLSHLFSQEELVNNTELVQSYRQQIGSMVNQFNLQLFLNMYNSRRDLDINRPGTVPNAKTLRCPVMLVVGDNAPAEEGVVECNSKLDPTNTTFLKMADSGGLPQVTQPGKLTEAFKYFLQGMGYIAHLKDRRLSGGTVPSASMTRLARSRTASLTSASSVDGTRPRACTHSESTEAMGQINHTMEVSC; encoded by the exons ATGCCTGAGTGCTGGGACGGG gaACATGACATTGAGACCCCCTACGGGCTGCTGCACGTGGTCATCCGGGGATCACCCAAGGGGAATCGCCCGGCCATCCTGACGTACCACGATGTGGGCCTCAACC ACAAGCTTTGCTTCAACACCTTCTTCAACTACGAGGACATGCAGGAGATCACGAAGCACTTTGTGGTGTGCCATGTGGATGCGCCGGGCCAGCAGGCAGGAGCCTCGCAATTCCCTCAGGG gTACCAGTACCCATCCATGGACCAGCTGGCTGCCATGTTACCCAGTGTGGTGCAGCATTTTGG GTTCAAGTACGTGATCGGGATCGGTGTTGGGGCAGGAGCCTACGTGCTGGCCAAGTTTGCG CTCATCTTCCCTGACCTGGTTGAAGGACTGGTCCTCATGAACATTGACCCCAATGGCAAAGGCTGGATTGACTGGGCAGCTGCCAAG CTCTCTGGCCTCACCAGCACGCTGCCGGACACTGTCCTGTCCCACCTGTTCAGCCAG GAAGAGCTGGTGAACAACACGGAGCTGGTGCAGAGTTACCGGCAGCAGATCGGCAGCATGGTGAACCAGTTCAACCTCCAGCTCTTCCTCAACATGTACAACAG CCGCAGGGACCTGGACATCAACCGGCCTGGGACTGTGCCCAATGCCAAGACGCTGCG CTGCCCCGTGATGCTGGTGGTCGGAGACAATGCGCCTGCTGAAGAGGGGGTG GTGGAGTGTAACTCCAAGCTGGATCCCACCAACACCACCTTCCTGAAG ATGGCTGACTCCGGTGGGCTGCCCCAGGTCACACAG CCCGGCAAGCTGACCGAAGCCTTCAAGTACTTCCTGCAAGGCATGGGCTACA TCGCCCACCTGAAGGATCGAAGGCTGAGTGGAGGCACAG TGCCATCCGCCAGCATGACCCGCCTGGCACGCTCCCGCACGGCCTCCCTCACCAGCGCCAGCTCGGTGGATGGCACCCGCCCACGTGCCTGCACCCACTCAGAGAGCACCGAGGCCATGGGGCAGATCAACCACACCATGGAGGTATCGTGCTGA
- the NDRG4 gene encoding protein NDRG4 isoform X4, translated as MPECWDGEHDIETPYGLLHVVIRGSPKGNRPAILTYHDVGLNHKLCFNTFFNYEDMQEITKHFVVCHVDAPGQQAGASQFPQGYQYPSMDQLAAMLPSVVQHFGFKYVIGIGVGAGAYVLAKFALIFPDLVEGLVLMNIDPNGKGWIDWAAAKLSGLTSTLPDTVLSHLFSQEELVNNTELVQSYRQQIGSMVNQFNLQLFLNMYNSRRDLDINRPGTVPNAKTLRCPVMLVVGDNAPAEEGVVECNSKLDPTNTTFLKMADSGGLPQVTQPGKLTEAFKYFLQGMGYMPSASMTRLARSRTASLTSASSVDGTRPRACTHSESTEAMGQINHTMEVSC; from the exons ATGCCTGAGTGCTGGGACGGG gaACATGACATTGAGACCCCCTACGGGCTGCTGCACGTGGTCATCCGGGGATCACCCAAGGGGAATCGCCCGGCCATCCTGACGTACCACGATGTGGGCCTCAACC ACAAGCTTTGCTTCAACACCTTCTTCAACTACGAGGACATGCAGGAGATCACGAAGCACTTTGTGGTGTGCCATGTGGATGCGCCGGGCCAGCAGGCAGGAGCCTCGCAATTCCCTCAGGG gTACCAGTACCCATCCATGGACCAGCTGGCTGCCATGTTACCCAGTGTGGTGCAGCATTTTGG GTTCAAGTACGTGATCGGGATCGGTGTTGGGGCAGGAGCCTACGTGCTGGCCAAGTTTGCG CTCATCTTCCCTGACCTGGTTGAAGGACTGGTCCTCATGAACATTGACCCCAATGGCAAAGGCTGGATTGACTGGGCAGCTGCCAAG CTCTCTGGCCTCACCAGCACGCTGCCGGACACTGTCCTGTCCCACCTGTTCAGCCAG GAAGAGCTGGTGAACAACACGGAGCTGGTGCAGAGTTACCGGCAGCAGATCGGCAGCATGGTGAACCAGTTCAACCTCCAGCTCTTCCTCAACATGTACAACAG CCGCAGGGACCTGGACATCAACCGGCCTGGGACTGTGCCCAATGCCAAGACGCTGCG CTGCCCCGTGATGCTGGTGGTCGGAGACAATGCGCCTGCTGAAGAGGGGGTG GTGGAGTGTAACTCCAAGCTGGATCCCACCAACACCACCTTCCTGAAG ATGGCTGACTCCGGTGGGCTGCCCCAGGTCACACAG CCCGGCAAGCTGACCGAAGCCTTCAAGTACTTCCTGCAAGGCATGGGCTACA TGCCATCCGCCAGCATGACCCGCCTGGCACGCTCCCGCACGGCCTCCCTCACCAGCGCCAGCTCGGTGGATGGCACCCGCCCACGTGCCTGCACCCACTCAGAGAGCACCGAGGCCATGGGGCAGATCAACCACACCATGGAGGTATCGTGCTGA
- the NDRG4 gene encoding protein NDRG4 isoform X3 produces MLLHPPDPGFKEHDIETPYGLLHVVIRGSPKGNRPAILTYHDVGLNHKLCFNTFFNYEDMQEITKHFVVCHVDAPGQQAGASQFPQGYQYPSMDQLAAMLPSVVQHFGFKYVIGIGVGAGAYVLAKFALIFPDLVEGLVLMNIDPNGKGWIDWAAAKLSGLTSTLPDTVLSHLFSQEELVNNTELVQSYRQQIGSMVNQFNLQLFLNMYNSRRDLDINRPGTVPNAKTLRCPVMLVVGDNAPAEEGVVECNSKLDPTNTTFLKMADSGGLPQVTQPGKLTEAFKYFLQGMGYIAHLKDRRLSGGTVPSASMTRLARSRTASLTSASSVDGTRPRACTHSESTEAMGQINHTMEVSC; encoded by the exons ATGCTCCTGCACCCACCAGATCCCGGCTTCAAG gaACATGACATTGAGACCCCCTACGGGCTGCTGCACGTGGTCATCCGGGGATCACCCAAGGGGAATCGCCCGGCCATCCTGACGTACCACGATGTGGGCCTCAACC ACAAGCTTTGCTTCAACACCTTCTTCAACTACGAGGACATGCAGGAGATCACGAAGCACTTTGTGGTGTGCCATGTGGATGCGCCGGGCCAGCAGGCAGGAGCCTCGCAATTCCCTCAGGG gTACCAGTACCCATCCATGGACCAGCTGGCTGCCATGTTACCCAGTGTGGTGCAGCATTTTGG GTTCAAGTACGTGATCGGGATCGGTGTTGGGGCAGGAGCCTACGTGCTGGCCAAGTTTGCG CTCATCTTCCCTGACCTGGTTGAAGGACTGGTCCTCATGAACATTGACCCCAATGGCAAAGGCTGGATTGACTGGGCAGCTGCCAAG CTCTCTGGCCTCACCAGCACGCTGCCGGACACTGTCCTGTCCCACCTGTTCAGCCAG GAAGAGCTGGTGAACAACACGGAGCTGGTGCAGAGTTACCGGCAGCAGATCGGCAGCATGGTGAACCAGTTCAACCTCCAGCTCTTCCTCAACATGTACAACAG CCGCAGGGACCTGGACATCAACCGGCCTGGGACTGTGCCCAATGCCAAGACGCTGCG CTGCCCCGTGATGCTGGTGGTCGGAGACAATGCGCCTGCTGAAGAGGGGGTG GTGGAGTGTAACTCCAAGCTGGATCCCACCAACACCACCTTCCTGAAG ATGGCTGACTCCGGTGGGCTGCCCCAGGTCACACAG CCCGGCAAGCTGACCGAAGCCTTCAAGTACTTCCTGCAAGGCATGGGCTACA TCGCCCACCTGAAGGATCGAAGGCTGAGTGGAGGCACAG TGCCATCCGCCAGCATGACCCGCCTGGCACGCTCCCGCACGGCCTCCCTCACCAGCGCCAGCTCGGTGGATGGCACCCGCCCACGTGCCTGCACCCACTCAGAGAGCACCGAGGCCATGGGGCAGATCAACCACACCATGGAGGTATCGTGCTGA